The nucleotide window GGCTTCGGTGGAACATCTTATCGATATTTGTAATAGCAGTGCTGACAACTTTTGTCGACAATGTTAGTGGTTCCCGATGATAGGTTAAGGTCTTTTGGCTGGTCCAGTAGCAAAATTTGTACTTCGGTGTAAAATGGAAGCGCCACTTAGACGGCCGATAATGCGTCGGTGTtgtaacatataaaaatattgtgataaaaacttataaaaaaaatatatttctctgATATTGCGCACCGTACGGCATCCTCACAATATTTGTGTTACACCCCCAGACGTGCTTACTTTGTGACAACAATGTCCGCGTGATCATGCTTACGACATCTTTGAttctaaattaaatagtttaagTTAATTGTTTTCATCGACATTATGGCAACATTGCTGTAcactttaaataacaataattatggcCTATTTCAGAGAATGTACTTAATTGAATATGTCTTAGACGTGATCCTTATAACCAGCTTTTAGTATTCCAATGGAACACTTAATTGGATGATTCTGGATTTTCTGTCTTGGCATACTAAAACTTGGACAGTCGCACTCAGGGTTCTGTACGTAAAAGCCGCATATttgccttttatttttatatgatgaAGTGTTTATTTGTAGACTGGCATCTCGCAGAGGCTAGCTGTTTAGTTTAGTGCGGAACCCTCGGCAAATTAACGAATGATGAGATTTGTAAGCAAGCTGGCGGGACAGCTCGATGGTGGTATGACAAGTATCCCTAATCGTTAGTTATAGacttatatcattatttttaatgtttatcaTACGCAACAGTATTTTTAGGGAGGTATAATCTAAATTTAAGTTTCATCACGTTCTTATAATTGTATCGCCGTAACGCTATTAACTGCCCATTAATGATTATACGATATTTGACGGAACTGTGTTGTGTTGGAGTCGGGAGGCGTGTGGCTGTATGCCGTCGCCGGCGGGCCGCGACGCCACCACATCTAGTCTGCATTAATATAAGTCTGTATCACTTCCTTTTATGATCTCAATCGGTACAATAAACATTACAAGTCGGATCGTTAGATGATTAGTTAACCAGCGGAAGTGCCTCAGTATATTCGGTATTCGGCTCTCGGATGATATCAATAAAGTGTAACGTATAAAACTGCCTTCATagcgttttatatttttttaattgtagatGGCGAGGGCGCCGGGCCGCGGACGTAACGGTGTGTTGGACACGAACCGCTTCTGTGATGTTTTTGCTCTAGTGATATTATGTATCGTATCGTTCGGTTAGGCACAAATTATATCGACTCGGACGCTGATGCGTACGCGGAGGCGGTACAACGCGGGACTGTTAAGTGAGAGTATCCTGTAttttatagtatatttttgCCATTCATTTAGCGTCGGTCTGTTTTATCGTCAAAGATATGATAATAATTGTATATAATATTAAGAGATGATGTATGTAGGCttggcgcggcggcgcggggcggctGCTTGCTGCTTCTCTATGTTACTAACGCTGTATGAGTAAGGGAACTAGGTGTAAGTTACTAGCTTGTTTCTCGGTGAAGAAGTGAAAACCTCTGACCAATTTGCCTTGGGTATTGTGTAGCCTTTTAGATTCTCACGATCGAGACGAATCATGTATAGCGATGCAACATATAGCTTtcagataattatattattgtttttcgtAATTTTTGCGTAATGTTAGTCACTCTCCTATCTCTTATTATGGTGTTATTAtcgttaatttttatattttatgtgattaattatattaatgtgcTTCAGTTTGTGAGGTATATGAAAATTGCTGTTTGAAGTGCAGGCAACTTTTGTAGTTTCATTGTCGTATTAAATAAAGtcataaatactaataaatatggATTTTATTGAGCCTGTTCCTCTTCCTCGTAAGTATACATAACATAAGGGAGTTTGTAGGAGGAGAGTGTATGTACTCTCCGTCTATGTGGATGCATTGAGGTAGTAGGAACAAACATAGTATTAGTGCATATATGAGGAGTGTATTGAGCCAATAACttgaatcaaacttatttatatttttgacgttcttAAGTACCTAAATGGAATGATATTATTTAACTTTGGTTGATTTTACTTACAATCATTTTCGATTTTGTTTCATCGTGATAGTCCATGTTTAGTAGTACATAGTTTGAGTTGCTTACACTATTTTGTATAGATACATTAATGGGCTCTCCCTATGTAGTTACGCCTTTATGTACACTCCCTATCCACCTCCAATAGACAAACACAAATAATAGCTGTTGCTGCTATAACTATCCATGTGCAAAGcacctaatttaattaatgtgaaTTTATGTGAACGCACCCGTTGTTGGCAAATCCATGCCACAACCTTATTTGTCCCTCAGCTGGAGCAGCTGGAGTACATTATAGTAGTGGAAAGAGGTGCCAGGGCATAATTGCTATTATCACTTTTTGCCTAAAAGCGACATTAAATCATCCATCCATCTTCAAAAGACAAATATAGTCACTCACACGCAGGAGAATATGATTGAATGCTCCGTAGGTAATCTTTGATGGCATATATGATCAGTGCCACTGGCTGGCAGCAAGCTGCTTAAAAGCCCGGTACTCGAATATCAACGACTGTCACACGACGACACAAAAAATCGaaactgtcaaaataaaaatggccgCGCATCGTGTGTTCATTTCGCATTATTGTTGATTCAAGATTTTACCTTGTAATATCtacaattaattgtaattttagtcTAATTGTATAAAGAAGTTATCGTAGTTTTTTAGCTGTGATTTCAAAGGTGTGTATTCATACAAAATGGATTCAAATAAGGAAGGTAAGCGTAAGAAGGAAAGAAACAGTGATGATGAAGACAGACGAAGGGAAAAGAAGTCTAGACGGGCTCGATCGAGGTCTAGATCACCAGACGAAAGCCGCGAGAGAGATTCCAGACGGAAACGAAGACACTCCAAGTCTAGGTCACCCGGCGAACCCGCAAAACATGAGAAACGAGCTAGCTCACCGAAGGAGCCCGAGGTCAAAAAAGAAGCGCCACAGCGACGTGCTAAGGACACAGACATGTTAAACACAAGAACAGGAGGTGCCTACATCCCTCCAGCCCGACTCAGAATGATGCAGGCACAAATCACCGACAAATCTTCAGTAGCATATCAAAGATTAGCTTGGGAAGCTTTAAAAAAGTCAATACACGGCCACATCAACAAAATTAATGTTGGTAACATTGGTATTATTATCAAGGAACTGTTAAAAGAGAACATAGTTCGCGGTAGAGGTTTGTTATGTAGATCAGTGATACAGGCTCAAGCTGCTTCACCCACATTTACTAATGTCTATGCTGCCCTAGTGGCCGCTGTCAACTCTCGTTTCCCAAACATTGGTGAGCTCCTTCTAAAGAGGTTAATGATACAATTCAAAAGAGGATTTAAGCGCAATGACAAACCTATTTGCATATCATCGGCTTCATTTATAGCCCATTTAGTTAATCAGAGAGTTGCTCATGAAATTCTAGCTTTAGAACTGTTAACTTTGCTAGTTGAGACACCTACCGATGATTCAGTAGAAGTAGCGATAGCATTCTTGAAGGAATGTGGTCAGAAACTGACTGAGGTGTCCTCGAAGGGTGTGAATGCTATATTTGAGATGTTGAGGAATATTCTCCATGAGGGACAGTTGGACAAAAGGGTGCAGTACATGATTGAAGTCATGTTCCAAGTGTGGAAGGATGGGTTCAAGGATCATCCGGCTTTGATTGAGGAGTTGGAGCTAGTACCTGAGGAGGAGCAGTTCACACATCTCATGATGCTGGACGAAGCTACAGATGCACAGGATATTCTGAGTAAGTAATTTGTAGCACATTACAATTCATGTTCTTAAAATACTATTTGAATTTCTTctcttttgtaaattatgtaggaaaaattgttgtttaacaccattaaagtaaataatgctAATTGAAGTCTTTAATAACTTCCAGATGTCTTCAAATTCGATGACAAATATGAGGAGaatgaacaaaaatacaaaacccTCAGCAAAGAGATCCTAGGATCTGATGCTGAATCCGGTGATGAGGATGGCTCCGGAGAGAGTGGCAGCGATGAAActgatgaagaagaagaagacgaGGCTCAAAAAGAAGTCACTATCATAGACAATACGGAAACTAATCTCGTAGCTTTACGAAGAACCATATACCTGACTATAAACTCCAGTTTAGACTTTGAGGAGTGTGCTCATAAGCTGATGAAGATGCAACTGAAACCGGGACAGGAAGTGGAACTCTGCCACATGTTTTTAGACTGCTGCGCTGAGCAGCGAACGTATGAGAAGTTTTACGGTTTACTAGCACAACGGTTCTGTAACATCAATAGGATATACATCGGCCCTTTCGAGGAAATATTCAAAGATTCATACGGAACTGCTCACCGGTTAGATACGAACAGGCTTCGGAATGTCAGCAAGTTCTTCGCTCATCTATTATTTACGGATTCAATTAGTTGGGAGGTGTTGGAGTGTGTGAAACTGAATGAGGAAGATACAACGAGTTCCAGTCGTATTTATATCAAGATTTTGTTCCAAGAGTTGGCTGAATATATGGGTTTGAAGAAGCTGAATGATCGTCTGAAAGACCCGTGAGTTAATATTGTCTATTTTCGTTAGATAATTATCATGCATTCTAAAGTTATGCTGACTAGCCCATTATAGTCTGTGTCCACTATTGTGTAGTGTTGTACTTTTCTTAAAGATTAGTTATAATAGTGTAATTTGAGTCTGATTTAACCAATCTATGTACTAAATAACCattccattaaaattcaaaattattaatgcaATGTCATTTCTTGGGTGGCTTCTCAGtggttattataattttcaaattacttataattttcgttctaaatattataatagaatcAAGGACTATATGTGTCTTTTAGATATTAAGCGCCTCATTTAATGAGCTGCTCTTCCTATGTTTCAGGACCCTGCAAGATGCCTTCTCTGGCATCTTCCCTAGAGACAATCCAAAGAATACGAGGTTCTCCATCAATTTCTTCACGTCTATTGGTCTTGGAGGCCTGACGGATGAGTTGAGAGAACATTTGAAACAGATGCCCAAGGTATGTGGTGTAAATGATACAAACTGTtcttagtaatctgtggtaatattataatgctgaaGAGCTTGTTTGTTTAAATGCACTAGTCACAGAAACTCCTGAACCAATTTGAGAAATAATTCCAGTGTTAAATTGGGCTATCTTACACTTAAGTATGTATCAAGggaggtacctatatgtatctACTCTTAGACGTACGCGCGATGTAGtttctactaaataatattattatattagaataacCATTTAGaatcatgatgatgatttgtAACTCTGTTAAATGAATAGAGTTAcataacatacttacataaagtCTGCTAAATTATATTAGAAACCTAACACACCatcaattttgtttgtgtatcTGACAATCCCTGTTATATGTTTTCAGAATGCACCAGCGCCTATTCCAGAGATAAAGCTGAACAGTGACTCCAGTTCAGAATCTAGTTCTGACTCGTCCAGCTCCAGTAGCTCTGATGATTCCTCGTCTTCCAGTGACAGCTCTAGTGGTTAGTATAGCAAACATATAGTATTTGTATCaagaattatgtatattttaatattataaatgggccAACAAAATTCTACAATCctcaaaagttataatttatttacaagatgCCTATTTATTTCCAGAATCTGAGACAGAAAAATCTAgcaaaaagaagaaagaaaagaaatctAAGAAAGACAAAAACAAGGAAAAGGTACCACAAACACCTGCTGAGGAACCTGAGAAACCTGTTGAAAGATGGGGCCATGATGGTTTCTATGATACTTATGGTAAAGATGCCAAGAGAATGGAAAACAGGCCCGATGCACGTCAAGATAGAGAGAACTTCGCACGACCAAGGGATGCTAGAAGAAATGATGATAGAATGGACCAGAGAAACGGAGACGATAGGCGCAGGAGATATGACGAACAGGACAATGGGGATTATAGACGACGTGACAATGACAGGGGACGGCAAAATGACGATAGAGGCCAGGACGGATGATAAGGACAACAAAACGACAAATTCAAAACGATGAAATCGCAAGATAAAGAACAGAAAGTAAAAGAACAAGATGAACAAAGATAACAAGGCCGTAAAGATAATGAAAAACATGAAGAAAGTCAAAGGGTCATAAATAAAGGAATCCAGATAATCGCTCATGTCTCAAAGGAAATAACCAGGATAAACAAAGAACATCGAATGCTGAACAAGGATAATCGCGGAAGAAAAAGAAAGTAATCGAGTCGATAAAATCGAAATCAGAACAATAAATCGTAACAAGATATGAGATAGTCATCCATCGCGTCGAAATCAAAGTCATCGGATAATATCACAAAGAGATCCGGAACAATGAAAAGGAATAAAATCGAGACAATAGAATAATCGAAACAAAAAATCATCGAGTCGACAAAATGATAAAAGAGAAGATCGATTGATGACAGGGAACAAAAGATCAAGAATGATCAGAATGATCAAAGAGATCATTCAATGATGACGAAAAGAACGAGGCGCCGGAAGAATACGACCGATGAAAagatcaatcaaaataaaatgatcagACGCGAAATTCTAGAAGGAACAGAAAAGATGCAGAAGATAGAAGGGACAATGACGAACCTAGGAGTAGAAAGAGAGATGAAGAACGTCAGGCTCGCGAAGAAACGAATGGAAATAGTCGCAAAAAAGATAAGAATGATAGAAATAGAGAGGCTCGTGATGAAGAAGACACTAGATCTAGGAGAAGAGATAATGACAGTGGAAGATTAAATGGCGACGAACAAAATATAGACAAAAGTAGCAAAAGAAGAGATGATTCTGACGACCCTAAATCTAAAAAGAAAGATACAAAAGAAAAGGAAAGTAAAAAGAAAGACAAAACTGCCaaaaaagataagaaaaagaaaagtagGGACAGTAGTAGTGAGGATGAAAGTTCGAGCAAACGAAAGGAAAAGAAACGTTCTAAAGGTAGTAGTAAAAAACAGAAGAGTGATACtgagtcttcatcatcatcatcatcctcttcgtcatcatcatcatcatcatcctctgataGTGAGGATGAAAAGGTACATGGTAGATATTGGGATAATTTAGATATTAAGAGTAGAGACGAAGTAGAAAAGGATATTCATGGCAGAAAAGAACGAACGTAACGTACCATTGATTGTATGAAATGCTAATAacttgaaaacaaagaaaactgaaaaaatattcctgTACTGATGAATATGATATctagtttgttatataaatcttaataaataattttaattgtgtattttggtattttaattcaaaaatccTAGGCATATTACAGCTTTATGTATTCCTATTATTCATGTTCACATATGGAGCATTCTGAAACCCCGAAACTTGTAGAAGCTCACATTAATACTCGTTAGAGACAAACTTTTTATACCTGCGTTGACAAAACAAAGTCCAAAGTCAACAAGACAGATCCAAGTTCACtcgctatattttatcttttatcaataaataagtaattacatTCATTATGAACAGCACAATGGAGACTATATTAGATTCAAAAACAAGTTCAGGAACGACTTCCGAAAGTCCCGAACAATTTAAGATAAAGGCAGCATCAGCCCCTGCCATACCCAAGTTCTCAGAAGATGGGCTGGTGAAACCGCAACTCTCTGCTCCTTCGTACCTAAACTATATGAAACAGAATGAGACCCCTCCGTTTAGGAAACCGGTAATGGAACCCTCACCTCATATAATTATTGGGACGATAATGAATGAGGTTGAAGCTGTAGCTATGATTGCTGCTGGTGATGCTGATAAGGAGAATGGATTGAGGAAGTTTTTAGGTGCTTCCTTTTTTCTCATTTCATAACTTATTAATAGCTGTTCCGAATGAGTTTAGCCTAGAGCCTAGAGAGGCCTTTTTAGTTAGCTATCCTAGTTCATGGACTTATAAATGCACACCGCGCGAAGGGTTCGAGTTTTCCTAGTTCGGCACTGGTCCTAGAtccaggcccgccgtaagcgggcgtgcagcgcgtgcaccgcacgcgggcggcacgtcctagggggcggcaaatcgagcgacctatcacgtactattaaaaaatacaatatctttttaccaattatttgatttcaatatttccgaacacagcaatagcgctaagaatattacttacactgccggtttcagttacatttgttgatcattttcaaaattaaaaattattaaaaacgatttaagatcaacaattggcgtagcgtggggggagagagcattggggcaaatgccctgggcggcactatttagggggcggcaaaattaacccatacggcaaaattaaaccataattacgtaataaaaatatttttactaaaaatagatgagtagattagcaataaaatttcagaaaaaccgccctcgctttggtcgtcccctatcaattttgacgggttcatcctttgcatccccaaaaaaatacgcgctagctgcgctcgcgcctccatgtcagatatcgcagtcagtagcggttttagggtagggcgcggttgggcgacggcccagggcgccggatataaggggcgccgcaggcgcccccaaccaatccttgatcagaatgttactcctaattttgttttaaatttcatcgaagattgcaacttacaagaactgtatccaaatgaatggatagcatcagggccatcttaacctatggtgcagcgtgtgtgaataacccgggcgccgcgggctcaggggcgcccaaggcgaatttgtgtttaattccgcgttaaatttgagaaattctcgaagaaacactacttttatgtcccaaaactcaaacattttcgctgttttgagttataaaatattacaaaaaatttcgcgctcgctccgctcgcgcaatcagaagacatattctagtttttttgcattcaccaaccagcaataatttatgtacgattgggctacattttacgtaatttttgctccGACTTgtgtactataaaaaaaatattcgcgctcgcttcgctcgcgcaatcggtatCTACATACGTCTCTTTTTtacgtatgggtttgaattgcagttggagggcgccgtagaaatctcgcccagggagctggttgagttaaaaccggcactcatcgcaatttatctttgtttaattgttgttggcattcaattccgaaaaatcatttttcgcgcacgtcccttatagctttttgttcactttcgCTTTTTGtggtatgtttacttcatgaaaactctacggaaaaaatcgcgctcgcttcgctcgcggcttcatgtacatttgcacttcagttctgtgcatatcttactttctgactttgctttgttaattttcagtggtttttatttgttttgtgtcctatgactaaataaatttcgcgctcgcttcgctcgcgcttccttacacataaaatatgtCTCAT belongs to Helicoverpa armigera isolate CAAS_96S chromosome 6, ASM3070526v1, whole genome shotgun sequence and includes:
- the Ncm gene encoding pre-mRNA-splicing factor CWC22 homolog, whose amino-acid sequence is MDSNKEGKRKKERNSDDEDRRREKKSRRARSRSRSPDESRERDSRRKRRHSKSRSPGEPAKHEKRASSPKEPEVKKEAPQRRAKDTDMLNTRTGGAYIPPARLRMMQAQITDKSSVAYQRLAWEALKKSIHGHINKINVGNIGIIIKELLKENIVRGRGLLCRSVIQAQAASPTFTNVYAALVAAVNSRFPNIGELLLKRLMIQFKRGFKRNDKPICISSASFIAHLVNQRVAHEILALELLTLLVETPTDDSVEVAIAFLKECGQKLTEVSSKGVNAIFEMLRNILHEGQLDKRVQYMIEVMFQVWKDGFKDHPALIEELELVPEEEQFTHLMMLDEATDAQDILNVFKFDDKYEENEQKYKTLSKEILGSDAESGDEDGSGESGSDETDEEEEDEAQKEVTIIDNTETNLVALRRTIYLTINSSLDFEECAHKLMKMQLKPGQEVELCHMFLDCCAEQRTYEKFYGLLAQRFCNINRIYIGPFEEIFKDSYGTAHRLDTNRLRNVSKFFAHLLFTDSISWEVLECVKLNEEDTTSSSRIYIKILFQELAEYMGLKKLNDRLKDPTLQDAFSGIFPRDNPKNTRFSINFFTSIGLGGLTDELREHLKQMPKNAPAPIPEIKLNSDSSSESSSDSSSSSSSDDSSSSSDSSSESETEKSSKKKKEKKSKKDKNKEKVPQTPAEEPEKPVERWGHDGFYDTYGKDAKRMENRPDARQDRENFARPRDARRNDDRMDQRNGDDRRRRYDEQDNGDYRRRDNDRGRQNDDRDNEKHEESQRVINKGIQIIAHVSKEITRINKEHRMLNKDNRGRKRKRNRKDAEDRRDNDEPRSRKRDEERQAREETNGNSRKKDKNDRNREARDEEDTRSRRRDNDSGRLNGDEQNIDKSSKRRDDSDDPKSKKKDTKEKESKKKDKTAKKDKKKKSRDSSSEDESSSKRKEKKRSKGSSKKQKSDTESSSSSSSSSSSSSSSSSDSEDEKVHGRYWDNLDIKSRDEVEKDIHGRKERT